From the Amycolatopsis thermoflava N1165 genome, one window contains:
- a CDS encoding winged helix-turn-helix domain-containing protein, giving the protein MTVPEFDPTAKPGYIYEMMADHLEARIEAGELRPNTPLPAERRLATEYGVSLGTARHATQILRERGLVFTIRSKGTFIADEARRRANRGDS; this is encoded by the coding sequence GTGACCGTCCCAGAGTTCGATCCCACCGCGAAGCCGGGGTACATCTACGAGATGATGGCGGACCACCTGGAGGCCCGCATCGAAGCCGGTGAGCTGCGCCCGAACACGCCGCTGCCGGCGGAACGACGGCTGGCCACCGAGTACGGCGTCTCACTCGGCACGGCGCGCCACGCAACCCAGATCCTCCGCGAACGCGGCCTGGTGTTCACCATCCGCTCAAAGGGCACCTTCATCGCCGACGAGGCCCGCAGAAGAGCAAACCGGGGGGATTCGTGA
- a CDS encoding alanine racemase has product MRPLRVPDVVIARHHKGFPPSTAGSRVDDLRGREVLGADFPTPLLVLRQPELDHNLAAMQQFCEQHALSLSPHVKTTMSPEIAQAQIEHGAWALTLATPTQLAAFRGLGADRLLLANELCDPAAIEWLSGELDEDPAFTCYCYADSIEGVEVLEKELARASRTRPLPVIVEPGVPGGRTGARGAGAALAVAERVVASSHLELAGVGGFEGVVPGSLGARLLGDVRAWLRELAGLADQVLARHDVAGEFVVTAGGTQYPELVAAELSRSWRNGRPIRVVLRSGCYVTHDALGYEQYRRLLATEYAVMPLRSSLELWARVLSTPEPDLAIVDFGKRDTGMDSGFPVPLHRIRRGGTSLEAPPPGEVVAMNDQHAYFRGENDLAVGDRIGFGISHPCTTWDKWRVVPIVDERYVLTGVAQTLF; this is encoded by the coding sequence TTGCGGCCGCTTCGGGTGCCCGATGTCGTCATCGCCCGCCACCACAAGGGTTTCCCGCCGTCCACCGCGGGATCGCGGGTCGACGACCTGCGTGGGCGTGAGGTGCTTGGCGCGGATTTCCCCACCCCGCTGCTCGTGCTCAGGCAGCCGGAGCTCGACCACAACCTCGCGGCGATGCAGCAGTTCTGCGAGCAGCACGCGCTGTCGCTCTCGCCGCACGTGAAGACCACGATGTCCCCGGAGATCGCGCAGGCGCAGATCGAGCACGGCGCCTGGGCGCTCACCCTCGCCACTCCCACCCAGCTGGCCGCGTTCCGCGGGCTGGGCGCGGATCGGCTGCTGCTGGCCAACGAGCTGTGCGACCCGGCGGCCATCGAGTGGCTCAGCGGCGAGCTGGACGAAGACCCGGCGTTCACCTGCTACTGCTACGCCGACTCGATCGAGGGCGTGGAGGTGCTGGAGAAGGAGCTCGCCAGGGCGTCGCGCACCCGCCCGTTGCCCGTGATCGTGGAGCCCGGCGTGCCCGGCGGGCGGACCGGCGCCCGTGGCGCCGGCGCGGCACTGGCGGTCGCGGAGCGGGTAGTGGCTTCGTCCCACCTGGAGCTGGCCGGTGTGGGCGGGTTCGAGGGTGTCGTTCCTGGGTCGCTCGGCGCGCGGTTGCTCGGCGACGTGCGTGCCTGGCTCCGGGAACTGGCGGGACTGGCGGACCAGGTGCTGGCGCGGCACGACGTGGCCGGTGAGTTCGTCGTGACCGCAGGGGGCACACAGTACCCCGAGCTGGTCGCCGCCGAGTTGAGCCGGAGCTGGCGGAACGGCCGTCCGATCCGCGTCGTCCTGCGGAGCGGGTGCTACGTCACGCACGACGCGCTGGGCTACGAGCAGTACCGGCGGTTGCTGGCGACGGAGTATGCCGTGATGCCGTTGCGGTCCAGTCTGGAACTGTGGGCGCGAGTGCTGTCCACGCCGGAACCGGATCTGGCCATTGTGGACTTCGGCAAGCGGGACACCGGGATGGACTCGGGCTTTCCGGTGCCGCTGCATCGGATCCGCCGTGGCGGGACGTCCCTGGAGGCGCCGCCGCCCGGCGAGGTGGTGGCGATGAACGACCAGCACGCCTACTTCCGCGGCGAGAATGATCTGGCGGTGGGCGACCGCATCGGGTTCGGCATCTCGCACCCCTGCACGACGTGGGACAAGTGGCGGGTGGTGCCGATCGTCGACGAGAGGTATGTGCTCACCGGGGTCGCGCAAACCCTGTTCTGA
- a CDS encoding AraC family transcriptional regulator translates to MSGYHFAYIRTADPALAVEAAEPVLGLHELLPEGGPREMDLRMHRHEGDQLNSATVTYGRDVVVRLGVPRTAYTTTMVVSGRCVFRIGSTYLEAATGDVVTASPADAFGFQAGANCYLKLVRVEQRAMHVRLARITGRWPSAPIRFHPVITRLSGRGQPLITSAEQFFGRSKSRFARHSDEIFVNWLLRHQPHEYSESIGPRAAEVGPLASDFGKVLLRATDPVKEVSVTELARASGLTEAEFVRVFRHHEGCRPQDFRLGLRLEQARRILLVGRPPLVSVGYAARRCGFRDDERFRLHYTRRFGETPLDTLYRSE, encoded by the coding sequence ATGAGCGGCTACCACTTCGCCTACATCCGCACCGCCGACCCCGCCCTCGCCGTCGAAGCGGCCGAGCCGGTCCTCGGACTGCACGAACTCCTGCCGGAGGGCGGTCCGCGGGAGATGGACCTCCGGATGCACCGGCACGAGGGCGACCAGCTGAACTCGGCCACCGTCACCTACGGCCGCGACGTCGTGGTGCGCCTCGGTGTTCCGCGCACCGCGTACACGACCACCATGGTGGTGAGCGGCCGCTGCGTGTTCCGGATCGGCTCCACTTACCTCGAGGCGGCCACCGGCGACGTCGTCACCGCGTCCCCCGCCGACGCCTTCGGCTTCCAGGCCGGGGCGAACTGCTACCTGAAGCTCGTGCGCGTGGAGCAGCGGGCGATGCACGTCCGGCTGGCGCGGATCACCGGCAGGTGGCCGAGCGCCCCGATCCGGTTCCACCCGGTCATCACCCGGCTCAGCGGCCGCGGCCAGCCCCTCATCACCAGCGCGGAGCAGTTCTTCGGCCGGTCCAAGTCGCGGTTCGCGCGCCATTCGGACGAGATCTTCGTGAACTGGCTGCTGCGGCACCAGCCGCACGAGTACAGCGAGTCGATCGGCCCGCGCGCCGCCGAGGTCGGCCCGCTCGCCAGCGACTTCGGGAAGGTGCTGCTGCGGGCGACAGACCCGGTCAAGGAGGTGAGCGTGACCGAGCTGGCCCGTGCCTCCGGGCTCACCGAGGCGGAGTTCGTGCGGGTCTTCCGCCACCACGAGGGCTGCCGGCCGCAGGACTTCCGGCTGGGGCTGCGCCTGGAGCAGGCCAGGCGGATCCTGCTGGTGGGACGCCCGCCGCTGGTGAGCGTCGGCTACGCCGCCCGGCGTTGCGGTTTCCGGGACGACGAACGGTTCCGTCTGCACTACACCCGGCGGTTCGGCGAGACCCCGCTCGACACCCTCTACCGATCGGAGTGA
- a CDS encoding AraC family transcriptional regulator, which translates to MLTRPLEQYEIFRSHDIDQTRDLMSRVLCEHYLDVLDPTAQLDARMNSTRLSEVLLNYVEYGAPVLVDPGRTRDFFVVQAHLRGSGVVRSGREQIAASSKRIVVSSPEEALRMSLTRDTELVLVKIGTGPVERILRDLLGAEPDRPIRFELGMDVVGGAPRYWYRTLIQEIGSLGKHGQWTASPWSAQFEEWLVTKLLVLQYNNYSERLSRIAAHPAPARLVTRATELVRADPQAEWTSCSVAAALGVEPGRLESGFQRYRGLPVTDFLFRERLRAVYHLLQDGHPGEIRLSDVARCWGFRDQYRFASKYTATFGETPDQTLRR; encoded by the coding sequence ATGTTGACCCGACCCCTGGAGCAGTACGAGATCTTCCGTTCCCACGACATCGACCAAACCCGCGACCTGATGTCCCGGGTGCTGTGCGAGCACTACCTCGACGTGCTCGATCCGACCGCCCAGCTCGACGCGCGGATGAATTCGACACGCCTGAGCGAGGTTCTCCTCAACTACGTGGAATACGGCGCGCCGGTGCTCGTCGATCCCGGCCGCACGCGCGACTTCTTCGTGGTGCAGGCGCACCTGCGGGGAAGCGGCGTCGTCCGGTCCGGCCGCGAACAGATCGCCGCGAGCTCGAAGCGCATCGTCGTGAGCTCCCCGGAAGAAGCGCTGCGGATGTCGCTGACCCGCGACACCGAGCTCGTCCTCGTCAAGATCGGCACCGGGCCGGTCGAGCGGATCCTGCGGGACCTGCTCGGCGCCGAGCCCGACCGCCCCATCAGGTTCGAACTGGGCATGGACGTGGTCGGCGGGGCGCCGCGGTACTGGTACCGGACGCTGATCCAGGAGATCGGGTCCCTCGGCAAGCACGGGCAGTGGACCGCGAGCCCGTGGTCGGCGCAGTTCGAGGAATGGCTCGTCACCAAGCTGCTCGTGCTGCAGTACAACAACTACTCGGAACGGCTGTCCCGGATCGCCGCCCACCCCGCGCCCGCCCGGCTGGTCACGCGGGCGACCGAGCTGGTGCGCGCCGATCCGCAGGCGGAGTGGACGTCGTGCTCCGTCGCCGCGGCACTCGGGGTGGAGCCCGGACGGCTGGAATCCGGCTTCCAGCGGTACCGCGGCCTGCCGGTGACGGACTTCCTCTTCCGCGAGCGCCTGCGTGCCGTCTACCACCTGCTGCAGGACGGGCACCCGGGGGAGATCCGCCTGAGCGACGTGGCCCGGTGCTGGGGCTTCCGCGACCAGTACCGCTTCGCCAGCAAGTACACCGCGACATTCGGAGAGACTCCCGACCAGACTCTCCGCCGATAA
- a CDS encoding (Fe-S)-binding protein has translation MIFAKPLLDRCISCGYCLPACPTYAMTGEEASSPRGRISLMRALETGELPEDDGTLAEQASFCLGCRACEPVCPAGVEYGNLLEQWRDHQWRGGRRPLRARLLMAAVARPWLLRLPGLVRRHARTAASAGGPSLMLGCAERALFPRVSRAVRTLVPGLTVPPRQGCCGALHAHNGDSAAGERMAKEFGEALPGTIVTTSGGCAAHLAAHLGRPRVREASEFFVEADVLPLGTLSVDGRPARVALQDSCHLRNGLGVWRQPRELIRAVAEYVELPSAAACCGAAGTYSILRPRDSARILAAKIDEIEAAGVDYVVAVNPGCLRQLRAGLRKRRSRVEAVHLAELLVIASKQVRPDRQTDLSESGS, from the coding sequence ATGATCTTCGCGAAACCGTTGCTGGACCGGTGCATCTCCTGCGGGTACTGCCTGCCGGCGTGCCCGACGTACGCGATGACGGGGGAGGAGGCGTCCTCGCCGCGCGGGCGGATTTCGCTGATGCGCGCGCTGGAGACGGGGGAACTGCCGGAGGACGACGGCACGCTCGCCGAACAGGCGTCGTTCTGCCTGGGCTGCCGGGCGTGCGAACCGGTGTGCCCGGCAGGCGTCGAGTACGGGAACCTGCTGGAGCAGTGGCGGGACCACCAGTGGCGCGGCGGACGGCGGCCGCTGCGGGCGCGGTTGCTCATGGCGGCCGTGGCGCGCCCGTGGCTGCTCCGGTTGCCGGGCCTGGTACGCAGGCACGCGCGGACAGCGGCGAGCGCGGGCGGGCCGTCGCTGATGCTCGGGTGTGCGGAACGTGCTTTGTTCCCACGGGTTTCGCGCGCTGTGCGCACGCTGGTGCCCGGGCTGACCGTGCCGCCGCGGCAGGGCTGCTGCGGTGCGCTGCACGCGCACAACGGGGATTCCGCCGCGGGCGAGCGGATGGCGAAGGAGTTCGGCGAAGCACTCCCCGGCACGATCGTGACGACGTCCGGTGGCTGCGCCGCGCACCTGGCCGCGCACCTCGGCCGTCCGCGGGTCCGCGAAGCGAGCGAGTTCTTCGTCGAAGCCGATGTCCTGCCGCTGGGCACGCTGTCGGTCGACGGCCGCCCGGCGCGCGTAGCCTTGCAGGACTCGTGCCACCTGCGCAACGGGCTCGGCGTGTGGCGCCAGCCTCGCGAGTTGATCCGGGCGGTGGCGGAGTACGTGGAGCTGCCGTCGGCGGCCGCGTGCTGCGGCGCGGCGGGCACCTACTCGATCTTGCGGCCGCGTGACAGCGCGAGGATTCTGGCGGCGAAAATCGACGAAATCGAGGCGGCCGGGGTGGACTACGTGGTCGCCGTGAATCCCGGCTGTCTCCGGCAACTGCGCGCCGGCCTGCGGAAACGGCGCTCGCGGGTGGAGGCCGTGCACCTGGCCGAACTGCTCGTGATCGCCTCGAAACAGGTTCGGCCGGATCGGCAGACAGACTTGTCTGAAAGCGGCTCCTGA
- a CDS encoding FAD-binding oxidoreductase, which produces MGLDRDFAAALAEVVGPDHVRQSPGDLAVYARDATPLFHHPPDAVVFPATTDQVARVLQLATAYRVPVVPRGSGSNLCAATVPLRGGIILALTRMTQILEVSSEELLARVQPGVTTARLADAAAARNLLYAPDPGSRTTATVGGNIATCAGGLRGLKYGVTRNYVLGLEAVLPTGEVVRTGGRLWKDVAGYDLTRLLTGSEGTLAVITEATVALLPAPAESNTGVAYFESLADASRAVGAIISSGIVPATLEFLDRKCVAVVEEYAGLGLRLDAGALLLFGEDGPLEVVAGNMVRMRKICAESGALEVTVAADVARAEALLTARRCSLPALSRLGSLTILEDVTVPRPRMPEMVGRIDEIAERFDLQIATFGHAGDGNLHPTCVLDPDDEAAVERAHKAFAEVFRTAIRLDGTITGEHGVGAAKLPFLAERLGPAQLGLLRRIKSAFDPAGVLNPGKLGS; this is translated from the coding sequence ATGGGACTGGACCGCGACTTCGCCGCCGCCCTGGCCGAGGTGGTCGGCCCCGACCACGTCCGCCAGTCGCCCGGCGACCTCGCGGTCTACGCGCGCGACGCCACGCCGCTGTTCCACCACCCGCCGGACGCGGTCGTGTTCCCGGCCACCACCGACCAGGTCGCCCGCGTCCTGCAGCTGGCCACTGCGTACCGCGTCCCGGTCGTGCCGAGGGGATCCGGCTCGAACCTCTGCGCCGCCACCGTCCCGCTGCGCGGCGGGATCATCCTCGCGCTGACACGGATGACGCAGATTCTGGAGGTCAGCTCCGAGGAGCTGCTCGCACGCGTGCAGCCGGGCGTGACGACGGCCCGGCTCGCCGACGCCGCCGCGGCCCGGAACCTGTTGTACGCGCCCGATCCGGGCAGCCGGACGACCGCGACGGTGGGCGGCAACATCGCCACCTGCGCCGGCGGTCTGCGCGGCCTGAAGTACGGCGTGACCCGCAACTACGTGCTCGGCCTGGAGGCGGTGCTGCCGACCGGCGAGGTAGTGCGGACCGGCGGACGGCTGTGGAAGGACGTCGCCGGGTACGACCTGACGCGGCTGCTCACCGGGTCCGAGGGCACGCTCGCGGTCATCACCGAAGCCACGGTGGCCCTGCTGCCCGCACCGGCCGAGAGCAACACCGGCGTGGCCTACTTCGAGTCGCTCGCGGACGCGTCCAGAGCGGTCGGCGCCATCATCTCGTCCGGCATCGTACCGGCCACCCTGGAGTTCCTGGACCGCAAGTGCGTCGCCGTGGTGGAGGAGTACGCCGGGCTCGGGCTGCGGCTGGACGCCGGCGCGCTGCTGCTGTTCGGCGAGGACGGTCCGCTCGAGGTCGTCGCCGGGAACATGGTGCGGATGCGCAAGATCTGCGCCGAGTCCGGGGCGCTCGAAGTGACGGTGGCGGCGGACGTCGCGCGTGCCGAGGCGCTGCTGACCGCGCGCCGGTGTTCGCTGCCGGCGCTGTCCCGGCTCGGCTCGCTCACGATCCTGGAGGACGTCACGGTCCCGCGGCCGCGGATGCCGGAGATGGTCGGCCGGATCGACGAGATCGCCGAGCGGTTCGACCTGCAGATCGCGACGTTCGGGCACGCGGGCGACGGCAACCTGCACCCGACGTGCGTCCTGGACCCGGACGACGAGGCCGCGGTGGAGCGGGCGCACAAGGCGTTCGCCGAGGTCTTCCGCACCGCGATCCGGCTGGACGGCACTATCACCGGCGAGCACGGCGTGGGCGCGGCGAAACTGCCGTTTCTCGCCGAGCGGCTCGGCCCGGCCCAGCTCGGGTTGCTGCGCCGGATCAAGAGCGCGTTCGACCCGGCCGGCGTCCTCAACCCCGGGAAGCTCGGTTCATGA
- a CDS encoding fumarylacetoacetate hydrolase family protein produces MKLMQVGAPGRERPVVLEDGRHYDLSPLTHAIDGAFLERGGLHRVREALDDGVLYEIDVVGMRIGSPIARPGAVLCIGQNYAAHAAETGDPPPAEPILFHKSPNTVVGPYDEVLIPRGSERTDWEVELGVVIGKRARYLETLGDARDCIAGYVTSDDVSERAFQLGRPGGQWSKGKSCETFNPLGPWLVPADEVPDPQVLELRSWVNGRPRQDSKTSDMVFTVDEIIWHLSQFLVLEPGDLVNTGTPEGVALSGRFGYLRPGDVVETEVVGLGRQRNVCGQA; encoded by the coding sequence ATGAAACTGATGCAGGTGGGCGCTCCCGGCCGGGAGCGTCCCGTGGTGCTGGAAGACGGTCGCCACTACGACCTGTCTCCGCTGACCCACGCCATCGACGGCGCCTTCCTGGAGCGGGGCGGGCTGCACCGGGTGCGGGAGGCGCTCGACGACGGCGTCCTGTACGAGATCGACGTCGTCGGCATGCGGATCGGCTCGCCGATCGCCCGGCCGGGCGCCGTCCTGTGCATCGGGCAGAACTACGCCGCCCACGCGGCCGAGACGGGGGACCCGCCGCCCGCGGAGCCGATCCTCTTCCACAAGTCGCCGAACACGGTGGTCGGTCCGTACGACGAGGTGCTGATCCCGCGCGGTTCGGAACGCACCGACTGGGAGGTGGAACTCGGCGTCGTCATCGGCAAGCGCGCCCGCTACCTCGAAACGCTCGGCGACGCGCGGGACTGCATCGCCGGGTACGTCACCTCCGACGACGTCTCGGAACGCGCCTTCCAGCTCGGCAGGCCCGGCGGGCAGTGGTCCAAGGGCAAGTCGTGCGAGACGTTCAACCCGCTCGGGCCGTGGCTGGTCCCCGCCGACGAGGTGCCGGACCCGCAGGTGCTCGAACTCCGGTCGTGGGTCAACGGCAGGCCGCGCCAGGACTCCAAGACCTCCGACATGGTCTTCACGGTCGACGAGATCATCTGGCACCTCAGCCAGTTCCTCGTGCTCGAGCCCGGCGACCTGGTGAACACCGGCACCCCGGAAGGCGTCGCGCTGTCCGGGCGGTTCGGCTACCTGCGGCCGGGCGACGTCGTGGAGACCGAGGTGGTCGGGCTCGGCCGCCAGCGCAACGTGTGCGGGCAGGCCTGA
- a CDS encoding M81 family metallopeptidase, with product MRFATCGLFHEANTFSPLRADRRMFERGGVTRGEEIVEEYADSSTALGGYFSAAEQLGVELEPILFAFVTPAGPVTEDAFEWLLGEMLAELEARGPWDGVLLNIHGAAVAEHVLDADGEIAARVRQVVGPDVPVGAALDMHANISQRLVDALTVTLVYETNPHVDVREQGVRCAELIAAAARGEIRPRQALVQLPLVVNIARQDTREQPMAALVARARELGDRPGMLSVRVSEGFPYADVPHMGMSCVAIHDGDEVEAGVAAQELAGYVWKHRAELQARERTVEEALDLAVGEPTGPVVLLDVGDNIGGGAPGDSTVILDAALRRGAPPLVQTLWDPDSARQCIEAGEGAAVHLRVGAKHVHSAGRPVPVHGTVRTVSDGRFEEPTATHGGFRFFDQGPTAVLDTVDGHTLVIGSKAVMNSSLQQLLSVGVDPARYRIVVAKGVNSPRAAYGAIARLMLVVDTDGVTAMNLDRFTYRHRRKPLYPFEAAEFPE from the coding sequence ATGCGCTTCGCGACCTGTGGCTTGTTCCACGAAGCAAACACCTTTTCCCCGCTCCGTGCTGACCGGCGCATGTTCGAGCGCGGCGGGGTCACCCGCGGTGAGGAGATCGTCGAGGAGTACGCGGACTCCTCGACCGCGCTTGGCGGGTACTTCTCGGCCGCCGAGCAGCTCGGCGTCGAGCTCGAACCGATCCTGTTCGCCTTCGTCACGCCGGCCGGGCCGGTCACCGAGGACGCGTTCGAGTGGCTGCTCGGTGAAATGCTGGCCGAACTGGAGGCGCGCGGCCCGTGGGACGGTGTCCTGCTCAACATCCACGGCGCGGCGGTGGCCGAGCACGTGCTGGACGCGGACGGTGAGATCGCCGCCCGCGTCCGGCAGGTCGTGGGGCCGGACGTGCCCGTCGGGGCGGCGCTGGACATGCACGCCAACATCTCGCAACGCCTGGTGGACGCACTGACCGTGACGCTGGTGTACGAGACGAACCCGCACGTCGACGTACGGGAGCAGGGCGTCCGGTGCGCCGAGCTGATCGCGGCCGCGGCCAGGGGGGAGATCAGGCCACGGCAGGCGCTGGTGCAGTTGCCGCTGGTGGTCAACATCGCGAGGCAGGACACCCGCGAACAGCCAATGGCGGCTCTCGTGGCAAGGGCCCGCGAACTCGGTGACCGGCCCGGCATGCTGTCGGTCCGGGTCTCGGAGGGCTTCCCGTACGCGGACGTCCCGCACATGGGCATGTCGTGCGTCGCGATCCACGACGGCGACGAGGTCGAAGCCGGGGTCGCCGCGCAGGAGCTCGCCGGCTACGTCTGGAAGCACCGCGCTGAGTTGCAGGCGCGGGAGCGCACGGTGGAGGAGGCCCTGGACCTCGCGGTGGGGGAACCAACGGGGCCGGTCGTACTGCTGGACGTCGGGGACAACATCGGTGGCGGGGCGCCAGGGGACTCCACCGTCATCCTCGACGCGGCCCTGCGGCGGGGGGCTCCGCCGCTCGTGCAGACCCTGTGGGATCCGGACTCGGCGCGGCAGTGCATCGAGGCCGGGGAGGGCGCCGCGGTGCACCTTCGCGTGGGGGCGAAGCACGTGCACTCCGCCGGGCGGCCGGTGCCGGTGCACGGGACGGTCCGCACCGTGTCCGACGGCCGCTTCGAGGAGCCCACCGCCACGCACGGCGGGTTCCGCTTCTTCGACCAGGGCCCGACGGCCGTCCTGGACACCGTCGACGGGCACACGCTCGTGATCGGCTCCAAGGCGGTCATGAACTCCAGCCTGCAGCAGCTGCTCAGCGTCGGCGTGGACCCGGCGCGCTACCGCATCGTCGTGGCCAAGGGCGTGAACTCGCCGCGCGCGGCATACGGGGCCATCGCCCGGCTGATGCTCGTCGTGGACACCGACGGCGTCACCGCGATGAACCTCGACCGCTTCACCTACCGGCACCGGCGCAAGCCGTTGTACCCCTTCGAAGCAGCGGAATTCCCGGAGTAG
- a CDS encoding RidA family protein → MTGSAASPAGVFAPSVRAGDYVFVSGQAAVDEDGRLVPGTFEEELRRSIDNVRRVLAQAGLTLSDVVKVGAYVEDPADLPEYNRIYPEYFPHTPARTTLTSCLGGIVKFELDVIAYAGD, encoded by the coding sequence GTGACCGGTTCCGCCGCGTCCCCGGCCGGGGTGTTCGCGCCGTCCGTCCGTGCCGGCGACTACGTCTTCGTCTCCGGGCAGGCTGCGGTCGACGAGGACGGCCGGCTCGTCCCGGGGACCTTCGAGGAGGAATTGCGCCGCTCGATCGACAACGTCCGGCGGGTTCTCGCGCAGGCCGGTCTCACGCTGTCCGATGTGGTCAAGGTCGGCGCGTACGTCGAAGACCCGGCAGACCTGCCGGAGTACAACCGGATCTACCCGGAGTACTTCCCCCACACCCCGGCGCGCACGACCCTGACGAGTTGCCTCGGCGGCATCGTCAAGTTCGAGCTCGACGTGATCGCGTACGCGGGGGACTGA
- a CDS encoding aspartate aminotransferase family protein — MSSDSSRLLPRSEELRERALKRTPGGVHSNVRLSGAQDFIARAKGAWLYSVDGRDYVDYLLGQGPNFLGHAPEQVVDAVAEACRGGVIYGGQHELEVRASELVCRALGWADMVRFGVSGTESVQGALRLARGATGRTKVVRFEGHYHGWLDNVLTAVRDGKWGAASAGQLSSHLDDFIVLPWNDADRLAAVFEEEGDQIAAVITEPVMINAGVIEPLPGYLERMRELCTRYGAVLIFDEVISGFRLGLGGAAERYGVEPDLATYGKAIAGGFPVSALAGRESLMSRLGTGEVNHSGTFNGSVMATAAVVATLTSLFEDPPYERVAKHGNTLMIGLRDIGQEYGLPLRVAGLPPAFHVAFGDAPVTDYRSLQQLDLARYERLSKALLENGLWVAGRGVWYVSAAHGEDELDAALTRFAAAVAGEAGR; from the coding sequence ATGTCCAGCGACTCGTCGCGGCTGTTGCCGCGGTCGGAGGAACTGAGGGAACGCGCGTTGAAGCGAACCCCGGGGGGTGTGCATTCCAACGTCCGGCTGAGCGGCGCCCAGGACTTCATCGCGAGGGCGAAGGGCGCGTGGCTCTACAGCGTCGACGGCCGCGACTACGTCGATTACCTGCTCGGCCAGGGCCCCAACTTCCTTGGCCACGCCCCGGAACAGGTCGTCGACGCCGTCGCGGAAGCGTGCCGGGGTGGAGTGATCTACGGCGGACAGCACGAGCTCGAGGTGCGCGCGTCCGAATTGGTGTGCCGCGCGCTGGGCTGGGCCGACATGGTCCGCTTCGGCGTGTCCGGGACCGAATCCGTGCAGGGTGCACTCCGGCTCGCTCGCGGCGCGACGGGACGAACCAAGGTCGTCCGGTTCGAGGGGCACTACCACGGCTGGCTCGACAACGTCCTCACTGCGGTGCGCGACGGCAAGTGGGGCGCGGCCAGCGCGGGACAGTTGTCCAGCCACCTCGACGACTTCATCGTGTTGCCGTGGAACGACGCGGACCGGCTGGCCGCGGTGTTCGAGGAGGAAGGCGATCAGATCGCCGCTGTCATCACCGAGCCGGTGATGATCAACGCCGGCGTGATCGAGCCGTTGCCCGGCTACCTCGAGCGCATGCGTGAACTCTGCACCCGGTACGGCGCCGTGCTGATCTTCGACGAGGTGATTTCGGGCTTCCGGCTCGGGCTCGGTGGCGCTGCGGAGAGGTACGGGGTCGAACCGGACCTGGCCACCTACGGCAAGGCCATCGCCGGGGGCTTCCCCGTGTCGGCACTGGCCGGGCGCGAAAGCCTGATGAGCCGGCTCGGCACCGGGGAGGTGAACCACTCGGGCACCTTCAACGGCTCGGTCATGGCGACCGCGGCCGTGGTCGCGACCTTGACCAGCCTCTTCGAGGATCCGCCTTACGAGAGGGTTGCCAAGCACGGCAACACCTTGATGATCGGGCTCCGCGACATCGGCCAGGAGTACGGTCTGCCGCTGCGGGTGGCCGGACTGCCACCCGCGTTCCACGTCGCCTTCGGCGATGCTCCGGTCACCGACTACCGCTCCCTGCAGCAGTTGGACCTGGCTCGGTACGAGCGGTTGTCGAAGGCTCTCCTCGAGAACGGGTTGTGGGTGGCCGGGCGAGGTGTCTGGTACGTCTCCGCCGCACACGGTGAGGACGAACTCGACGCCGCCCTCACCAGGTTCGCGGCTGCTGTCGCCGGGGAGGCCGGACGGTGA